One region of Vanessa cardui chromosome 20, ilVanCard2.1, whole genome shotgun sequence genomic DNA includes:
- the LOC124538590 gene encoding retinol dehydrogenase 12-like, protein MWVPNLPVTIFTGLAAGAGALCIFKDVHGGVPFDKTVMAEGKTVIVTGATSGIGKEATWEFAKRGAKVFMACRDMTKCEEVRREIVLETNNKFVYCRPCDLASTESIRNFVDRFKKEEPHVHVLVNNAGVMQTPKGVTRDGFETQLGTNHFGHFLLTELLLDTLQKSTPSRVVVVTCSAHAKGKLYTEDLNMSTNYDPVAAYNQSKLANVLFAREFGRRMLETGVAVAAVDPGFTDTNLTRHMAMMKSMTRFIVYPIFWPVMKVARTGAQVVIHAALDPKLQTSAGDYFVDMKKAIPSETAQDYELAQWLWKVSERWTKVDQHKEALKISQAA, encoded by the exons ATGTGGGTGCCCAACTTACCTGTCACAATCTTCACCGGTCTGGCGGCGGGAGCGGGCGCGCTATGCATTTTTAA GGATGTACATGGCGGAGTACCATTCGACAAAACTGTAATGGCGGAAGGGAAAACTGTGATCGTTACAGGAGCTACCAGCGGTATAGGCAAGGAAGCTACTTGGGAGTTCGCTAAACGTGGGGCTAAG GTGTTCATGGCGTGTCGCGACATGACGAAGTGCGAAGAGGTTCGCCGTGAAATCGTCTTGGAGACTAACAACAAGTTCGTGTATTGCCGACCCTGCGACCTCGCCAGTACCGAGTCCATTAGGAACTTTGTAGATAG GTTTAAGAAAGAAGAGCCGCACGTCCACGTGTTAGTGAACAACGCGGGCGTCATGCAGACCCCCAAGGGCGTCACGCGGGACGGCTTCGAGACCCAGCTCGGCACCAACCACTTCGGACACTTCCTGCTGACGGAACTGCTGCTGGACACGTTGCAA AAATCCACACCGAGTCGGGTGGTGGTGGTCACGTGCAGCGCGCATGCGAAGGGCAAGCTATACACGGAGGACCTCAACATGTCCACCAACTACGACCCCGTGGCCGCCTACAACCAGAGCAAGCTCGCCAACGTCCTGTTCGCGAGGGAGTTCGGGAGGAGAATGCTTG AAACCGGTGTAGCTGTCGCAGCGGTGGACCCTGGCTTCACGGACACGAACCTCACGAGGCACATGGCCATGATGAAGAGCATGACGCGGTTCATCGTGTACCCAATATTCTGGCCCGTCATGAAGGTGGCGCGGACTGGCGCCCAGGTGGTCATACACGCGGCCCTGGATCCGAAACTGCAGACGAGTGCTGGGGATTACTTCGT gGACATGAAAAAAGCGATTCCATCAGAAACGGCACAGGATTACGAGCTCGCGCAGTGGCTGTGGAAGGTGAGCGAGAGGTGGACCAAAGTGGACCAGCACAAGGAGGCGCTCAAAATATCTCAAGCGGCTTAG